Within Marinomonas mediterranea MMB-1, the genomic segment GTTCCTAACAAATTATGTACGTATTGCACCTAATAGCGCTGTTTTTCAGTCTGCCTTTTTAAAGAGATAAGCTGACCTTGAAAAACGGAACAAGAAATATACTCTTTCCAGCTCTTTAGGCCAAGAGAAGCAGGGCTTATGCCGCAATTTTATCCTACTTTATTAACCTCTTTTTTCCTCTACAAAGCGGTAACATTACGCTCGTTAAGTGGCTATAATATCGCCACCTCCATAGGTAACCATCGAAGCTCTGTGCTTCTTTAAACAAACTTAATGAATAGGTTCTGCTTAGCATGACTCAAGACGAACTCAAAAAAGCCGTTGCGCAAGCGGCTGTCGAGTACATCCTTCCCCTTCTTGAAGAAGACACTATTGTTGGTATCGGCACCGGCTCCACCGCGAACTTGTTTATCGATGAACTAGCACAACATAAACACCTTTTCGACGGCACGGTCGCAAGCTCTGATGCGTCTGCTGAGCGTTTAAAAGGTCATGGTATTCCGGTATACGATCTAAACAGCGTTGCGGGTATGCGCGTTTACATCGACGGGGCAGACGAATCTAACCACTATTTACACCTTATAAAAGGTGGTGGTGCTGCATTGACTCGTGAAAAAATTGTAGCGGCATGCGCAGAAGAGTTTGTCTGTATTGCTGACGAATCAAAACTTGTAAACGTTCTAGGCGACTTCCCTCTTCCTGTTGAAGTCATTCCAATGGCACGCAGTTATGTGGCTCGTGAGCTTGTTAAGTTGGGAGGCGACCCAGTTTACCGTGAAGGCGTTGTCACTGATAACGGCAACCATATTCTTGACGTTTACAATTTAGAAATTGTCGACCCAATCAAGCTTGAGAACCAAATCAACTCAATTGTTGGTGTGGTTACTAATGGCTTATTTGCTTCACGCCCAGCGGATGTTTTATTGCTAGGTACGCAAGAAGGTGTGAAAACACTGAAAGCCTAATACCTCTGTTTTTACTCGCTGCCTGCTAAAAGGTAGGCAGTGAGCACTTATACTTAATTGATTAAGCTGAAAATTCTCTTAAAAACCCGCCCGATATCTCGAACTCTAGCTGACTCTACCTAAATGCAGTGGCATAATTTCTATATCAACTCATAAAAAGGAAATGCTCAGCATGCAAACCCTCGCACAAGTTTTGAAAGCATCAAATGCTCCTGCTGCTCTACAAGACGTACTGACCACGACAACGAATACGTGCATCGATATATGCGAAGCACTTCATAAAGGTTCGTTGGCTGGCATATTAGGCGTTGCAGGTAATGAGAATGTTCAGGGAGAAGAACAAAAGAAACTCGATGTTATTTCCAATGATATGTTGAAATCCGACCTCATGAACTGCCCAGCGGTTCGCGCTGTTGCATCGGAAGAAGAAGACGACATAGTGCCTGCAAATACCGACGGCGAGTATTTGATCGCATTCGATCCATTAGACGGTTCTTCCAACATTGATATTAATGCAATGGTTGGTACCATTTTTTCTATCTATCACGATCAAAGTACACAGCCTGCAACTGAAGCCGACTTTCTAAAACCAGGCTCAGAACAAGCTGCCGCGGGTTACGTGCTTTATGGCCCCTCTTGCATGTTGGTCTTATCCACTGGAGAAGGTGTAAACATGTTCACTCTTGATCCTGAAAAAGGCGAGTTTGTTGAAACTCAAACTGGTATTGCAGTAGCAAAAGACACTCAAGAGTTTGCGATCAACATGTCTAACCAACGTTTCTGGTCTAGCAACATGCAAAGCTATGTTGAAGACCTTGTCGCAGGTAAAGAAGGCCCTCGTGAGAAAAACTTTAATATGCGTTGGGTTGCAGCCATGGTGGGCGATGTACATCGCATTCTATGTCGCGGCGGCATCTTTATGTACCCTTGGGACAGCAAAGACCCAAGCAAGCCAGGTAAACTTCGCTTAATGTATGAAGCAAACCCAATGGCGATGCTAGTCGAGCAGTCAGGCGGTAAAGCACATACTCATACGCAACGTATTCTGGATATCCAGCCAGAAGGCATTCACCAACGTGTTCCAGTTATTCTTGGTGCCGCTAACGAAGTGGATAAGTGCCTAAGTTATTAACATTGAAATAATAGCTATGTCGTTTCTGACTAGTGGGGATAACCGAAAACGGAGCTGAAGAGCTCCGTTTTTTTGCTATATTAACCATGCTTTTATATTTTGGAGGTCTCCCCTTTTGTTCTACCTGCGGGGCTGATACGATGCAGTCCATTAAGAAAACTTATCATATTGGGACACAGGAAATGAAAAAGCTAATAGCTAGCTCTATATTAATTGGAGTAAGTGGCAGCCTTTTTGCCGCAGGGGAAAATTTAGACAATTACCTTATTGTAGGGCTTTCGAGCTCTTCTTATGATGGCTATAGTCCTAGCAGTTCAGACATAAATGTTGGCATTGGGTTCCCAATTAATAAAGCAATAAGCATTGAGACTGGCTACCACATTTTTGGCGAAGTGTCAGAACCAGCAGACGATCCAAATAGATTTGATATAAGCACTGTGTCCGCAACGGCTCTCTACGCTGTAGCAAAATACAGCCATTACTTATCGGACAACTTTTCTGTCTTTGGAAAAGCAGGAGTAGGGCTTATTACAGTCACTGGAAAAAGGGAGATCAGTTACCCGTCAGGAAGCTCACAATCTTCTTCCTATTTCGAAAACGAAGAAACTGAAACCAAGTTAATTTATGGTATAGGCGCAGACTACAAGTTTAATCAAGATTGGGCTATGTTTGCTGGCGCATCTGCATACTCGTCAGATATTCAAACATTTGAAGCAGGCATCCACTACCATTTCTGATTCTGATTCTGATTCGGATGTGAGAGTAAATCACCTTACTCTCACATCCACTCTAAACTCTGGTCGCCATAGGGTGGTCTGGATCGAGTTGAAGTAAGTCCCAACGATTTCCATATAAGTCTTCGAACACGGCGACAATGCCGTAGTCCGCTTGTTTTGGCTCTCGAACAAATTTGACTCCATCGGTCACCATACGATTATAGTCCCGCCAAAAATCATCGGTATTAAGAAATAGAAAGACTCTTCCGCCAGCTTGATTGCCCACAAAATCGAACTGCTCGGGTTTAGATGCTCTTGCAAGCAATAAAGTCACGCCCTTCGCACCAGGTGGTGATACCACAACCCATCGTTTATCTTGTTCTGGTTGATAAGTGTCTTCTATCAACTCAAATTTAAGTTTGTTTACGTAAAAGTCGATTGCTTCATCATAGTCTTTTACGACAAGTGCGATATGAACAATCGACTGCCTCATTTAAGGTCTCCAAATACATTTCTATAAATTTATACACATGTACACAGGCTTCCTAAAAACAAAATGAATCGTATTTATTTCTAAAGAAGATTAGCGTAAGAGGTTACAAAAAATCTAGAAATCACTCAATGACAGCACTTATGGGCTTCATTAACATTTGATTATTTCAACAACTTGAGCGACTGGCTAAAAATACCAATTCTATTCGTACTCGCTCTATTCGATAACAAAACGTGACAATATATTCTGTTTCTCAATAGGAAAAGTTAGATTAGAATGAATTTGTTCACTAAATCATAAAAAACAATCTGCGTCACCTTTTAAATAAACAAAAAAATTAATTGAAAGGAACTTAAGATATGAAATCGCTAAAGTTATTTATATCCGCTATCGCTATTGCCTTTCCTCTTATTGCATCAGCACAAACCGTTAAGTTAACCACTATGAACTGGTCTCCCTTCTATGCTGAAAGCTTGAATAATGGTGGTTTTATTACTGCTATTGTTGAAGAAGCTTTATCTGAAGCAGGCTACGACA encodes:
- the rpiA gene encoding ribose-5-phosphate isomerase RpiA produces the protein MTQDELKKAVAQAAVEYILPLLEEDTIVGIGTGSTANLFIDELAQHKHLFDGTVASSDASAERLKGHGIPVYDLNSVAGMRVYIDGADESNHYLHLIKGGGAALTREKIVAACAEEFVCIADESKLVNVLGDFPLPVEVIPMARSYVARELVKLGGDPVYREGVVTDNGNHILDVYNLEIVDPIKLENQINSIVGVVTNGLFASRPADVLLLGTQEGVKTLKA
- a CDS encoding class 1 fructose-bisphosphatase codes for the protein MQTLAQVLKASNAPAALQDVLTTTTNTCIDICEALHKGSLAGILGVAGNENVQGEEQKKLDVISNDMLKSDLMNCPAVRAVASEEEDDIVPANTDGEYLIAFDPLDGSSNIDINAMVGTIFSIYHDQSTQPATEADFLKPGSEQAAAGYVLYGPSCMLVLSTGEGVNMFTLDPEKGEFVETQTGIAVAKDTQEFAINMSNQRFWSSNMQSYVEDLVAGKEGPREKNFNMRWVAAMVGDVHRILCRGGIFMYPWDSKDPSKPGKLRLMYEANPMAMLVEQSGGKAHTHTQRILDIQPEGIHQRVPVILGAANEVDKCLSY
- a CDS encoding outer membrane beta-barrel protein produces the protein MKKLIASSILIGVSGSLFAAGENLDNYLIVGLSSSSYDGYSPSSSDINVGIGFPINKAISIETGYHIFGEVSEPADDPNRFDISTVSATALYAVAKYSHYLSDNFSVFGKAGVGLITVTGKREISYPSGSSQSSSYFENEETETKLIYGIGADYKFNQDWAMFAGASAYSSDIQTFEAGIHYHF
- a CDS encoding VOC family protein, with product MRQSIVHIALVVKDYDEAIDFYVNKLKFELIEDTYQPEQDKRWVVVSPPGAKGVTLLLARASKPEQFDFVGNQAGGRVFLFLNTDDFWRDYNRMVTDGVKFVREPKQADYGIVAVFEDLYGNRWDLLQLDPDHPMATRV